The Weissella confusa DNA window ACGCTTTTGACGGATAATCATATCTTGCAACGTCGTGTCCCAAGCGTGACCCAAGTGCAACTTACCCGTAACGTTTGGTGGTGGAATAACGATTGAGTAAGGACGAGCCTTATCGTTTCCTGATGGCTTAAAGCGGTTTTCTTGTACCCACTTGTCGTAACGGCCAGATTCAACAGCTGACGCGTCATACTTTCCAGGCATATCAATTTCGCGCATGTGAAATTCTCCTTATAACATAATCTCTATCTGTGTAACGATGTGGCTAGCAAATAAAAAACGCCCTGACCATACAATAACTGTATGATCAGGGCGACTTAATCGCGGTACCACCTGATTTAACGGGACTTCTCCCGCCATCTCGTTAGAACTTAACGCGTTTCTCACGTTACCGACTACTATGATTTCACCGGCAAGGCCCACTAACTACCTTCAGTCAAGAATTTTGATGCGCTTTTCACCAACCGCGCACTCGCTGCACAATCCTCATTGACTTACTTTTTAGTGCATTGCTATAAACGTAATTGTACGGTTATTTGCTTTGAAAATCAAGGTGAAAGACTAATGGAAGAATAACATTACCACTGCTTCATATAATAGGTACAGACCGTACCCGATAACAATGAAGGCAGACACAATATTCACCCAAACCAGTGCACGCTTAGGCAAGCGTTCTTTCAGCAAATTCATGGTGATTGTAATACCATTGAACCAAATAAAGCTGGCGGTAATAACCCCAATGATGAATGGCCAAACTTGATTGTCGGCCAGCGTTCCACGCAATGCACCAAGCATCAGCGATCCATCGATTAGCGCTTGTGGATTGGCCCATGACACAATCACCGCTGTTATCATCGCCTTCTTCATCGTCATGGCATTTTGCTGCGTGTTCAATTGCACTGAGTTGGCCCCACGTAGAATACCATACCCAATCCAAACTACCAGCAAGCCACCGAGGAGCATGACAATTAGCTTCAACATTTCATGTGAGCTGATTAGTGCGCCCATCCCAAAGAATGCCGCCATCGAAAAGGCTGCATCGGCTAACCAAACAAACAACACATATAGAAAAGCCCGACGGAGGCGATTATTCATGGCATTGTTAAACACATATAAATTTTGCATACCGATTGGTGCGATAAACGCAAACCCAATCATCATGCCTTTCAAAACTGTCATCATAGCTTCCACTCCCCTTTATCAACGCTATCCAGTATACAAGAAATCCAGTCGTGACACTACCTAAACCGGCATATCCAGCTCATCTAGTTTACAACACTAGATGTTAGGGTTATACTATACTTATCAATTAGAAATCAAGAGGATTTACTTATGCCAATCCTAACAAAAGAAAACCGCAAATACTTAATTACATATGAAACATTGAACGCCGTGACCCACGGTTTGGGCGTTCTAGCAGCCGTCGTTGGCGCAACACTACTACTTTGGGAGAGTATGCAAGCTAACTTCAGTTGGTTCACCATGGCTGCCCTTTGGATTTACGCCATTTCAATTATCACCTTCTTGTTAGCATCAACGCTTTTCCACGCATTGGTATTCACCAAGGCCGGTAAGATTTTTCAATTTCTTGATCACTCAGGCATCTATCTTGTCATCCTTGGAAGCTACACACCATACACGTGGCTATTCCTTCCAGGCAAGGTTGGCTGGCCAATTTGGATTACCATCCTCGTCTTAACAATCGCCGGTATCATTTACGACTTATTCTTCGTTGGACGCTGGCCATGGTTGTCAGTTTTGATCTACGTCATTATGGGGTGGCTAATCATCTTGGCCTTCCCAGCCTTACACGCTTCATTGACACCATTCGCCTTCAACTTACTGTTGGCTGGTGGTATCACCTACACACTGGGCGCTGGTGTTTACCTCATTCCAAAACTCCCAATGAGCCACGTTTACTGGCACTTGTTTGTTTTGGGTGGTGCAACCTTGATGTACATCTCAATCTTTAGCATGTTGTTCTAGCAAAAAAAATAACGGGCAAGCATTTTGGTGCTTGCCCGTTTTCGTTTACTTCTTAACTGTTCCAGCCGTTACCCAATTGGTAAAGTCTTGGTTTTCGTCTTGTTGTTGTCCACCTTGTTGGTGATTCGTGTAATCGTTCTTTTGTTGTTGTGAGAACGTTGCCCAAACAGATCCACCAATGTAGTAGCGACTTGATGCCAACAACACATCCTTCATGTTCGCTTGCTTGGCATCCCCAAGTGCTGCTGCGTTCTTGATTTGATCCCCAGTCCAGTAACTAGCAACCGCGTACTCCAAGCCGTCTTGCAACTTTACTTGACGGGCGATGTACACGTTTTGCACATCCTTCGCCTTCGCAGCGGCTTGTACCACCGTTACAACCGCAGATGCATAGTCGTTCGTGTATGTTTCAAAATCCTGCTTCGTGTCATCTTGCAACACAATCTTCGCCGTGCCGTTATTTACATCGGCTGACAAAACAGACGGTGCCAACTTGTTATCCTTTAGCACCTTAGTGACGTCAAAAACAAACGGCTCACTAGATGACTTAGCAGATGACTTTGATGAAACTGACTTCTTATCTTTGTGACTCGTTACTGAAGACTTCGCTGATGATTGCTTTGAATCAGTCTTATGTGAACTGTCACTAACTAGGGCGAAAATCGCCACGATTCCAATAATTAGAACGATACCCGAAATAATGGCACGCTTGTACTTAGCCATGTGAAAAACCTCTTCTATTCCTTAATCCTGTAAATATTCTATCACAAAATGCCTTGCCTATTCCGCCCTTCCTAGTGCATAATATAGTAGTTGACGCCTCCTTAGCTCAGCTGGTTAGAGCAACGGACTTTTAATCCGCGGGTCCAGGGTTCGAATCCCTGAGGGGGTATAAACCGTCAGCGTTAAAAAGACCGGTATCTTTTACGAGATACCGGTCTTTTTGTATACCTATTACTTGCCACCAAACAACTTTGAGAAGAACCCAAATAGTCCTGATGACTTTTCGTGTTGGCGCGTGACGCGTGAATCGTCTTCTGCTGTCGGTTCCGTTTCAGGAATATCAACAGGTGTCGTTTCGGCTGCTGGTTCAAATGGCTTTGGTTGGTCACCAGCTTCAATTGCCGCTGCAGCTGCTTCGTTAGCTTCCTTAGCCGCCTTTTCTTGCGCAACGTACTCCGCAATCATGTCATCTGTCAAAGCAGGCATCGCCAACGTCTTCGTCGTGACACCCATTGTGACAATTGCTTGACCGTCCTTACCAGAAAGACGGCTCTTAGCACGAACTTCAACTTGTGATGGCACTGTATCAGTTGGCAATTCGAGTTCGAATTCAAGGCTCTTATCAACGAGCAAGAAGATTTCTTCTGCTCCGTGCAACTTGACCGTTACATCAACATCCGCTTGGTTGACACGTCCTTCAAGCAAACGCTTATCACCTTGCGTTGAAATAACAGCCGTAACCACTGGCGCTGGCAATTCAATTGTCAACGTAACCTTTTCTTCTGATGATGCGTCGCCAGGCATCTTACCAGTCACGATAATCTCACCTTCAACCAAACCAGCTGGCGCCTTAGCCATGAACTCACCGTTTGGATCTGACACCAATGTATCTTCCTTACCGTTTGGATACGTGACCGTGATAATTGCTGCCGGTGCTGCGTGACCCATAACAGTTGTGCCCAAACTGTTAGTTAAGGTCGAAGCGACCAAATTTACTTTTGTTTCACTCATAATCGAGATCCTCATCTTTACAAACGTTTCTAATATATTCATTGTAACAGAAAAAGCCGTGGCACAACCCACGGCTTTCTTATCTATCTCTTAATTAACGCTAATTTCGTTTGAACTTTTTCAAGTCCAAGTTGAAAATCTTCGCTTCAGGATGCTTAGCTTTATAGAAGTAAAGCACGATGAATACAATCAAGACAACAATAATCAACAACAACACAATGATTAACCATAGCCACCAAGGCAATGCATGGTGTGCTTGTTGAATCATATCTGTGTTATTCAATTACTTAGCTTGGGCAACAGTTAGCTTAAATGATGAGTTAAACGTGTCTTTGTAGTTAAAACGCGTCCCCGCTGCGTCTTTATACTTACCATCCTTAGATTGTGAATAGTAAGTCGTGACAGCAACGTGGTATTCACCACTCTTCAATGTCTTACCGTTTAACAGCACCGGCCAATCCATCGTTGACGTTGGCGCCATTTGCATCATTGATTGTGTAAAGCTCGTCACCTTACGACCAGCAGTATCCGTCACCACTGCCTTAGCTTCCAAGCGGTTAACAAACGTCCCCGTCTTATTTTCCAAACGCAAGCGAACAGCATTTTGACCATCAACTTGCGTGGCCTTAGCACCACCGAACGATACCTTTGGCGTTGGCAATGTTGGGTATTGGCGCGCCATCACTGATAGGACGTACGCTAGATCCGTCTGCAACGCTGTGCCACCTTGGTTGGCGGTGTTCGCGTCATCGACTTGTTCAAAGCGCAAGCCACCAACTAGTAGCCCCACAATGCGCGTATCTGGCATTGTAAAGTCAGCCGTATAATCGATACTCTTACCAGCAGGCACTGTCACTGTCGTCTTTGACAACTTCAACAGATCACCCATGCGATAAGGAACATCCTTAACTGCATCACCAGTCATCGTATTATCTACCGCACCAGCAGCTGATGTTCCAGCTGTTCCAGCAGAAACCTTCAGCTGGATATCTTTACCAGAGGTATTCGAAATCGTCGTGTGCAAGGTTACTTTCTTGCCGGCATCCAATTGAAAATTAAAGAAACCAGCTTTTTTATCTACCTGTGTGTCTGGCAACTGTGGTG harbors:
- a CDS encoding LysE/ArgO family amino acid transporter produces the protein MMTVLKGMMIGFAFIAPIGMQNLYVFNNAMNNRLRRAFLYVLFVWLADAAFSMAAFFGMGALISSHEMLKLIVMLLGGLLVVWIGYGILRGANSVQLNTQQNAMTMKKAMITAVIVSWANPQALIDGSLMLGALRGTLADNQVWPFIIGVITASFIWFNGITITMNLLKERLPKRALVWVNIVSAFIVIGYGLYLLYEAVVMLFFH
- a CDS encoding hemolysin III family protein; translation: MPILTKENRKYLITYETLNAVTHGLGVLAAVVGATLLLWESMQANFSWFTMAALWIYAISIITFLLASTLFHALVFTKAGKIFQFLDHSGIYLVILGSYTPYTWLFLPGKVGWPIWITILVLTIAGIIYDLFFVGRWPWLSVLIYVIMGWLIILAFPALHASLTPFAFNLLLAGGITYTLGAGVYLIPKLPMSHVYWHLFVLGGATLMYISIFSMLF
- a CDS encoding WxL protein peptidoglycan domain-containing protein; amino-acid sequence: MTKLKSLLVMVLTVIGVGLFMPNAHAQSSMDFVVSPQLPDTQVDKKAGFFNFQLDAGKKVTLHTTISNTSGKDIQLKVSAGTAGTSAAGAVDNTMTGDAVKDVPYRMGDLLKLSKTTVTVPAGKSIDYTADFTMPDTRIVGLLVGGLRFEQVDDANTANQGGTALQTDLAYVLSVMARQYPTLPTPKVSFGGAKATQVDGQNAVRLRLENKTGTFVNRLEAKAVVTDTAGRKVTSFTQSMMQMAPTSTMDWPVLLNGKTLKSGEYHVAVTTYYSQSKDGKYKDAAGTRFNYKDTFNSSFKLTVAQAK